One window of the Pseudarthrobacter sp. ATCC 49987 genome contains the following:
- a CDS encoding M23 family metallopeptidase, translated as MTPMHRIAPRPGSARLAVGGRRTRIVSAALALVLAATMGASTPVAFADTLEDQQAALREEAARVQHSLEFVDARIAQAAGDLVLYQGQLPGAQQALLEAQGRVASAVKEAEALAARVDLAQQNKAKITQQLETDKQKIADTKKLIGQIATQAYKSGGVPSNLSLFFGSNNTGSLTDTIDLADQAMRSQNSAMDKLTQQNATNVNSQARLEAVEAEIKDLKAKADAALAREQAARDEAEAKKAQVDKLIADTTRLDAELQAAKPGIQTQLAQVKAQQDAVAADIAERDRKLREAYEAEQRRIAEAAAAAALAQGQAKPPYVPAPPGSPSAFGLQHPLNGVPITSGFGWRATPPGTIDFYGQGGYMHTGIDFGAACGTPVFAAAAGTVFSAGWANDGGGNNVKISHGVIQGNSLTTIYYHNTSVVVSPGQQVSRGQLIAYSGTTGNSTGCHSHFETWLNGRAVDPMNLL; from the coding sequence ATGACACCGATGCACCGAATCGCCCCCCGGCCGGGTTCCGCCCGGCTCGCCGTGGGCGGACGCCGCACCCGCATCGTCAGCGCCGCACTGGCACTCGTCCTGGCGGCCACCATGGGCGCCTCGACGCCGGTGGCATTCGCCGACACCCTCGAAGACCAGCAGGCCGCCCTCCGTGAGGAAGCGGCCCGGGTCCAGCACTCCCTCGAGTTCGTCGACGCCCGGATCGCCCAGGCTGCCGGGGACCTCGTCCTGTACCAGGGCCAGCTCCCCGGTGCCCAGCAGGCCCTGCTCGAAGCCCAAGGCCGCGTGGCCAGCGCCGTCAAGGAAGCCGAGGCCCTCGCCGCCCGCGTGGACCTGGCGCAGCAGAACAAGGCCAAGATCACCCAGCAGCTCGAGACGGACAAACAGAAGATCGCCGACACGAAGAAGCTGATCGGGCAGATCGCCACCCAGGCCTACAAGTCCGGGGGGGTCCCCTCCAACCTTTCACTGTTCTTCGGCTCCAACAACACCGGCAGCCTCACGGACACGATCGACCTGGCCGACCAGGCCATGCGCAGCCAGAACTCCGCCATGGACAAGCTCACCCAGCAGAACGCCACCAACGTCAACTCCCAGGCGCGGCTCGAAGCGGTGGAAGCCGAAATCAAGGACCTCAAGGCCAAGGCCGACGCCGCGCTGGCCCGCGAACAGGCAGCCCGCGACGAGGCCGAGGCCAAAAAGGCCCAAGTGGACAAGCTCATCGCCGACACCACCCGGCTCGACGCCGAACTCCAGGCCGCCAAGCCGGGAATCCAGACCCAGCTCGCCCAGGTCAAGGCCCAGCAGGACGCCGTCGCCGCGGACATCGCCGAACGCGACCGGAAGCTGCGCGAGGCCTACGAAGCCGAACAGCGCCGGATCGCCGAGGCCGCCGCGGCCGCCGCCCTCGCCCAGGGCCAGGCCAAGCCACCGTATGTCCCCGCCCCGCCCGGCTCGCCGTCGGCGTTTGGGCTGCAGCATCCCCTGAACGGCGTCCCGATCACCTCCGGCTTCGGCTGGCGTGCGACCCCGCCGGGCACCATCGACTTCTACGGCCAGGGCGGCTACATGCACACCGGCATCGACTTCGGCGCCGCCTGCGGCACGCCGGTCTTTGCCGCGGCGGCCGGCACCGTGTTCTCGGCCGGGTGGGCCAACGACGGCGGCGGCAACAACGTGAAGATCTCCCACGGCGTCATCCAGGGCAACTCGCTGACCACGATTTATTACCACAACACCAGCGTTGTGGTCTCGCCGGGCCAGCAGGTGAGCCGCGGCCAGCTGATCGCCTACTCCGGAACCACCGGAAACTCCACAGGCTGCCACTCGCACTTCGAGACCTGGCTTAACGGCCGGGCCGTCGACCCGATGAACCTGCTCTGA